The genomic interval GCCGGGATCACTTCGACCCAGTTCGAGCACTGCGTGTATCTCGGCAGCTTCTTTCCCGGCAACTTGCTCGGTCCCGCACAGGGCGTGCAGGTGATCGACGTCGCCGATCCGGCGAATCCGATACTGACGACCACGCTCACCGAACCGGCGATGCTGGCCGGAACCTGGGAGAGTCTCAAGGTCAACGCCGCGCGAAAGTTGCTGGTGGGCACCGGAGCTCCCGCGTTCACCGGGGCCGGGCTGATCTCGGTCTATGACATCTCCGACTGCGCGCACCCGCGCCTGCTCAACCCCGGACCCGGCACCGACCTGCGTCTGCCGGTCCCGATCACCGCACATGAAGGCGGCTTCTCCCCTGACGGCCGCACCTATTGGGCCTCGGGCGTCATCCCCGGCATCGTCAGCGCCGTCGACCTCACCGACCCCGCCGACCCGCGTGTGATCTGGCAGGGCATGCCCGGCCAATCCATGCACGGCATGGGGTTACGCGCTGACGGCAACCGCCTCTACCTGGCCAACAACATGGGCGGGCTGACCATCCTCGACACCTCCGCGGTGCAGCGCCGCGACCCCGACCCTCAGGTACCGGTCATCGCCCAGCTCACCTGGACCGACGGCTGGGCGACCCAGCAGAACATCCCGGTCACCTACAACGGCGTGCCTTACCTGTTCAGTGCCGACGAGGCCGGCTCGGGCGGGGTCAAACTCATCGACATCTCCGACGACACCCGGCCCCGCGTGGTGAACACGATCAAACTGGAGATCAACCTGCAGCGCCATCGCGACAGCGCACTCGCCTCCGGGATGGGCGGATCACTGTTCGCCTACGACGCGCACTACTGTTCCGCCGACCGCCCGGTGAATCCCACGGCGCTGGCGTGCGGCTGGATCTCCTCCGGCATCAGGGTGTTCGACGTGCGCGACCCGTTGCGGGTGCGCGAAATCGCCTATTACAACCCGCCCGCGCGGACCGGGCAGAACGCGGAACTGTGGAACTCTCCGCACGCGCTGGCCTCGATCATCGGCCTGCCACTGCTGAGCGCACCGTCGGTGCTGCAAGCCATCGAGGCGGGCGCTTTCGATCCTGAGCAGGCGCACAGTTCGCGCACCGGCGACGTGGTCTTCGGTGACCTCTCCAGCGACTGGTGTTTCTCCGCCCCCGAGTGGCGCGGCAATCAGCTGTGGACGACCTGCGCCGACAACGGCCTGCTCACCTTGCAGTTGTCGCCCGAGGTGTATACCCCACCGGCCGATCAGCGTTCGACGGTCGGTTCATGACCCGGAGGATCGTGCTCGGCATTGCGGGCCTGACGTCGGCACTGCTTCTGCTGGTCCTCGGCGCTGCCCTGCGACCGCTCGCCATCCCCGAGCCCCCTTCCCCCGCAACGGTATTGACACCCACCGAGATCGGCTTCGTGCAGGATATGGCCGGGCATCACCAGCAGGCGCTGGTCCTGGTGCAGCGTCTGGCCGCCGACGCCGATCCCGCGGTCGTTCAACTGGCCGGGCAGATCGCCGACGCTCAGCGGTTGGAGATCGGCATGATGCTCGGCTGGCTACGGCTGGCCGGGGTCACGTCGACCAACACGCGTCCCATGGCATGGATGCCCGCCGGTCATCAGCACCACGGCGCGTCCACCACCATGCCCGGCATGGCGACCAGCGCCGACCTCGACGCCCTGGGCCGAGCACGCGGCGCCGAAGCCGAAGTGATGTTCCTGAAGTTGATGTACCGCCATCATCAGGGCGGGGTCGCCATGGCTCAGGCCTTCGACGAACTCTCCACCGGCGGCCCGGTCGAGCAGGCCGCGCGCGACATGATCACTACGCAGAGTCAGGAGGCCGGGATCATCGGCCTGCTGATGGCTCAGCGGCGGGTGACGGACTGAGCCTTGGGTTTCGACCCCTATTCGGCGACGAACTCCGCTTCCCGCTCCACCGCCTCGATCGTGGCCTGCGGGACTTGGATCGGCCCGGGAGTGTAGGTGACCGCGCGCAGGTCGCCGGTGTAGCGGAACGGGCCGCGGCGTTTCCGCAGGTTCCAGGACACCGGGCCGCGCGCGTCGACGCCGATCGAGATGCCGGTCCACGGCGCCATGCCGACGAGCTGTACCTGATCGCGGAGTTCGGCGTGCTGTGCGCCGGCTTCGATCCGGAAGTCCCAGCGCAGCCGCGGGCGTACCGCCGCCGACACCGTGATGCGCTGGAGGCCGGGGGTCAGCTCGGCGGCGGCGGTGCCGTAGATGCCGTAGCTGTTGACGCCCAGCACGACTCGGCCGTCCTCGATATAGACCAGATAGCCGCCCAGCGGGTCACCGTGTGCGACAAGGACACCCTCGTCACCGGGCCGGTAGCCGCCCAGGTGCACCTCGATGGTGAAGTCGCGGAAGGCGATCAGTCGCTGGGAACGGTAGCGCTCCAGGGTCGGGGTGCCGGGCAGCAGGCGCAGCGGTGCGGCGAAGCGCGCTTCCTCGGGGCGGCGGCGCGCCAGGTCCTGGCGAGTGAGCAGCGGGAAAACGGTGTTGTTCCAAGCTGATTCGTCCCAGGCTGCGGCCAGCTCGGCGGCCTTGTCCGGATACCGCTCCGAAAGATCGTGCAGCTCGGTCGGGTCCGCGCGCACGTCGAACAGCTGCCAGTTCGGGGCGTCCACGGCGCGTCCGGGTTCGTGCAGCGACAGCAGTTTCCAGCCGTCCCGGTAGAATCCGCGATGGCCGGTCATTTCCGAGTACTGCTCGGTGTGCCGGGTCAGAGCGCGGGGGTCGCGCAGTAGGTCGGCCGCGGAGACGCCGTCGAAGTCCTTGGCGGGCAGCCCGTTTCGGACTGTGGGCCGCTGGAGCCCGGCCAGATCCAGCAGGGTGGGTGCGAGATCGGTGACGTAGGCGTATTCCTGACGGATACCGTTGTCCTCGGCGGTGCGCGGCAGCCCCTTGGGCCAGGACACGAGCAACGGCACCCGGACGCCGCCCGCGAAGGTCTGCCCCTTGTAGAAGCGGAACGGCGTGTTGGAGGCCTGCCCCCAGCCGCGCGGATAGTGCACGCCCAGCTCGGCGGTGCCGATCAGCTCCTCATCGTGCGGTACGTCACCGACCCAGTCCGGATCGTCGATGTGCGCGAATTCGGCGAAATAGGTGCGGGTGCCCTCCGGCCCGCCCTCCGCGGTGCCGCCGTTGTCGGAGGTGAACACCACGATGGTGTTGTCGAGTTCGCCGAACTCCTCGACCACGTCGAGGAGCCGGCCCAGGCTCTGGTCGATGCTGTCGACCATCGCCGCGTACACCTCCATGTACCGGGCGAAGCGCCGCTGTTCGGCCGCGGTCAGCGAATCCCATTCCGCCGCTTCGTAACCGGGTTCGGTATTGCGCGGCTTCTGTTGTGTCCCGGCCGGGAACAGGCCCGCCGCCAGCTGCGCCGCGAACCGGCTCTGGCGCAGCTTGTCCCAGCCTTCGGCGTAGCGGCCACGGTACTTGTCCAGATCGGCCGGCTTGGCCTGCAACGGGCCGTGCATGGCGACGTGCGCGAAGTACAGGAAGAACGGTTTCGTCGCGTCGTGGGCGCGCAGATCCTTGAGATAGGAGATCGCCTTGTCGGTCAGATCGTCGGTGAGGTAGTAGCCCTCCGGATACTCCTCGACGTCCACGACCGAGGAATCCGACACCAGCTGATTCGGGTAGTAGAACGAATTCAGGCCTTCCAGGGAGCCGTAGTAGCGGTCGAACCCGCGCTGCGTCGGCCACGAATCCCGGTGCGCCGCAGGGTTCATCGTGGCGTCGCGCACCAGATGCCATTTGCCGACCGCGTAGGTGGCGTACCCGTTGCCGCGCAGGATCTCCGGCAGGGTGAGCACATCGTCGGCAAGTTCCAGCCGCAGGCCCGGATAGCCGGGGTCGGCATTGGCGACGAACCCGAAACCCGCGCGGTGCGCGTTGATTCCGGTGAGCAGCGAGGCGCGCGAGGGCGAGCACAACGGGGTGGTGTGGTAGTTCGACAGTCGAACCCCGTTGGCGGCCAGCCGATTCAGCGTGGGGGTGTCGATCTCGGAGCCGAACGGGCCGATATCGCTGTAGCCCATATCGTCGACCAGCACCACGATGATGTTCGGCGCGTCGGCCGGGGCGGTCGGCGGGTAGGTCCACTCGGGCGTGGCGTCGGCGGTGGTGCGCCCGATCCGTCCACCGAAGGACTCGTAGCCGCGGGCATGAGGTGGCACAGGCATTGGATCAGTAGAAACTGGAAAAACCTCAGGTCACCATGTTTTGACGCACGGTGCGTGGAACCGGTGCCAGGGGCTTGCTGGGGGTGTTAGCTTCACCGTCATGCACCCGGACCAACTCTGCGCACCGCCCGCCGCCGGTGGCCGCGGTCGCTGTTCGCGCCGGGTCCGCGCCTGCCGTCCCTGATCGCCCTGTCCAGGCGTCACCAGCGTCCGCCCTGCCCCCCGCGGCGCTCCATCTCTCGAGGAATCGTCAACCATGAGTTCTACTCCTGGCGCGCCCATCGGCCGCCGTAACTTCCTGCGCAACACCGGGATCGCCGCTTTCGCGATCCTGGGCACCGGTGCGCTGGCCGCCTGCACGTCCGCGGTGAACCAGCAGCGCGGCGGCGACGACAACGCCGCCCCGGTGCGGGGCGGCACACTGAGGTACGGCGTCCTGCTGGACCTGGTGCCCGCCAATATCCTCACCAACACCGGTACCACGCCCTATGTCGTGGGCCTGGTGTTCGAGTCGCTGGTGCGTTACCCGCACGACAAGCTGGAGCCGCAGCCGCTGCTGGCGAAGAAGTGGACGCTCGCACCCGAGGGCACCTCGATCACCCTGGAGCTGCGCGACGACGTGAAGTTCCACAGCGGGCGGCCGTTCACCGCCGCGGACGTGGAGTTCTCGCTGCGCACCTACGCCGACGCGAAGTGGTCGGCGCAGCTCAAGAGCACCGCCGCCGCCATCACCGGGTTCGACACCAGCGACCCGCACAAGATCGTGCTGACCTTCGCGCACCCGCTGGGCAATATCTTCGATCTGCTCGACACCGTGCCGATTCTGGACCGGGAATCCATCGATCAGCTGGGCACCGGGGAAAAGATCGTCGGTACCGGACCGTTCCGTTTCGTGCAGCGAGTCCCGAACTCGCAGATCGTCTTCGAAAGGAACCCGGCCTACTGGGTGCCCGAGCGGCCCTACCTGGACCGGGTCGAGTTGTCGGTCATCCCGGACAGCCAGGCCCAGCTCAACGCGCTCAAGTCCGGGCAGCTGCACTACGCCGACGGCATCACCTACCGCGATGTCGAAAACCTCGGCAAGACCGACGGCTTCCGGACCTTCCCGTTCGAGGGCGCGGAACTGCAGGTGTATGTCGGTGTGAACGTGCAGGATCCGGCACTGTCGGAGCTGCGATTGCGCCAGGCCATCGCCTACGCCATCGATCGAGAACGGATCGTCAGCGAGGTCTTCCGCGGCGCCGGCTACGCGGTGAACGTGCCGTGGCCCAAGAACTCTCCGGCTTTCGACGCCGCGCGCAATACCCGCTACGCCCGCGATCTGAGCAAGGCGAAGCAGCTGCTCGCACAACTGCCCAAGCCGCCGAAGATCCCGCTGACCTACAGCTCGACAACCGGTACCCACGAGGCGTCCGCGCAGATCGTGCAGGCCGACCTGGCCGAGATCGGCATCGAGGTGGAACTCGTGCCCACCGACAACGCCACCTTCGTCCGGCAGTTGATCGGAGCGCAGTTCCCCGGTCTGTGGCTCACCGATCATTCCTGGGCGCAGTTCGTGCCGTCCACGCTTACGGTCAGCGCGTACCCGTTCAACGCGCGCAAGAACGCTTCCCGCTACGAGTCACCCGCCTACGTCGCGGCCGCCGATGGGGCATGGAAACTGAAGCAGGGCACCGGCTCCGAGGCGACCAGGGCCTACCAGGAGCTCAGCGACCAACTACTCGAAAGCCTGTTCCTCATCGAGATCGGCGTCCGGTTCCCGCAGGGCGCGCAGACCAGGAAGCTGCACGGCTTCGACTGGACCAAGCGCCGGGAATCCGTGCTGACGGAGGCGTTCCTGGCATGACCGCGTATCTGCTGCGCCGGGTGCCCTCGGCGGCGGCGGTCCTGTTCGGCGCTTCGGTGCTGATCTTCCTGCTGCTGCGCGCGGTGCCCGGCGACCCGGCGAGCACCCTGGCCGGACCGGACGCGAC from Nocardia goodfellowii carries:
- a CDS encoding LVIVD repeat-containing protein produces the protein MRPPRLLLAAAAVLLVPSALGAAEPAAAGTVLENRDLADTAVARAVCAGDALPEPGLQGDVPAADRDSGRSTQGYRCNISRIGNYAGRGAGITSTQFEHCVYLGSFFPGNLLGPAQGVQVIDVADPANPILTTTLTEPAMLAGTWESLKVNAARKLLVGTGAPAFTGAGLISVYDISDCAHPRLLNPGPGTDLRLPVPITAHEGGFSPDGRTYWASGVIPGIVSAVDLTDPADPRVIWQGMPGQSMHGMGLRADGNRLYLANNMGGLTILDTSAVQRRDPDPQVPVIAQLTWTDGWATQQNIPVTYNGVPYLFSADEAGSGGVKLIDISDDTRPRVVNTIKLEINLQRHRDSALASGMGGSLFAYDAHYCSADRPVNPTALACGWISSGIRVFDVRDPLRVREIAYYNPPARTGQNAELWNSPHALASIIGLPLLSAPSVLQAIEAGAFDPEQAHSSRTGDVVFGDLSSDWCFSAPEWRGNQLWTTCADNGLLTLQLSPEVYTPPADQRSTVGS
- a CDS encoding DUF305 domain-containing protein, which encodes MTRRIVLGIAGLTSALLLLVLGAALRPLAIPEPPSPATVLTPTEIGFVQDMAGHHQQALVLVQRLAADADPAVVQLAGQIADAQRLEIGMMLGWLRLAGVTSTNTRPMAWMPAGHQHHGASTTMPGMATSADLDALGRARGAEAEVMFLKLMYRHHQGGVAMAQAFDELSTGGPVEQAARDMITTQSQEAGIIGLLMAQRRVTD
- a CDS encoding arylsulfatase, whose protein sequence is MPVPPHARGYESFGGRIGRTTADATPEWTYPPTAPADAPNIIVVLVDDMGYSDIGPFGSEIDTPTLNRLAANGVRLSNYHTTPLCSPSRASLLTGINAHRAGFGFVANADPGYPGLRLELADDVLTLPEILRGNGYATYAVGKWHLVRDATMNPAAHRDSWPTQRGFDRYYGSLEGLNSFYYPNQLVSDSSVVDVEEYPEGYYLTDDLTDKAISYLKDLRAHDATKPFFLYFAHVAMHGPLQAKPADLDKYRGRYAEGWDKLRQSRFAAQLAAGLFPAGTQQKPRNTEPGYEAAEWDSLTAAEQRRFARYMEVYAAMVDSIDQSLGRLLDVVEEFGELDNTIVVFTSDNGGTAEGGPEGTRTYFAEFAHIDDPDWVGDVPHDEELIGTAELGVHYPRGWGQASNTPFRFYKGQTFAGGVRVPLLVSWPKGLPRTAEDNGIRQEYAYVTDLAPTLLDLAGLQRPTVRNGLPAKDFDGVSAADLLRDPRALTRHTEQYSEMTGHRGFYRDGWKLLSLHEPGRAVDAPNWQLFDVRADPTELHDLSERYPDKAAELAAAWDESAWNNTVFPLLTRQDLARRRPEEARFAAPLRLLPGTPTLERYRSQRLIAFRDFTIEVHLGGYRPGDEGVLVAHGDPLGGYLVYIEDGRVVLGVNSYGIYGTAAAELTPGLQRITVSAAVRPRLRWDFRIEAGAQHAELRDQVQLVGMAPWTGISIGVDARGPVSWNLRKRRGPFRYTGDLRAVTYTPGPIQVPQATIEAVEREAEFVAE
- a CDS encoding ABC transporter substrate-binding protein; this translates as MSSTPGAPIGRRNFLRNTGIAAFAILGTGALAACTSAVNQQRGGDDNAAPVRGGTLRYGVLLDLVPANILTNTGTTPYVVGLVFESLVRYPHDKLEPQPLLAKKWTLAPEGTSITLELRDDVKFHSGRPFTAADVEFSLRTYADAKWSAQLKSTAAAITGFDTSDPHKIVLTFAHPLGNIFDLLDTVPILDRESIDQLGTGEKIVGTGPFRFVQRVPNSQIVFERNPAYWVPERPYLDRVELSVIPDSQAQLNALKSGQLHYADGITYRDVENLGKTDGFRTFPFEGAELQVYVGVNVQDPALSELRLRQAIAYAIDRERIVSEVFRGAGYAVNVPWPKNSPAFDAARNTRYARDLSKAKQLLAQLPKPPKIPLTYSSTTGTHEASAQIVQADLAEIGIEVELVPTDNATFVRQLIGAQFPGLWLTDHSWAQFVPSTLTVSAYPFNARKNASRYESPAYVAAADGAWKLKQGTGSEATRAYQELSDQLLESLFLIEIGVRFPQGAQTRKLHGFDWTKRRESVLTEAFLA